One part of the Alistipes onderdonkii genome encodes these proteins:
- a CDS encoding DUF4998 domain-containing protein has translation MKIHLIYKLLFLSAFTIMVSAGCTDMNEYTKFLEGGEIEYTGKIDTVAVLAGDGRVAVTGRFGSDPKVVNCRIYWNLRADWVEVPVDLSQSNQLYKIIELPENSYSFEIMTYDKLGNSSIPVTATGSSYGDSYKSSLSNRLINSAKEEEADDGTVNAVIEWRAIDTSRGVYASEVTYTDTDGISHTVSVPVTETTTTLPRYKSGTDITHISLYKPTTDCLDIFYSPSTTYVAVAPEAELKELDKTMFSVLTLPGDATPAAGVLGLEKIWDGITQEDWTQRFVSNGTDPATPQWVTFDTGQTVKLTSLKLWNYGDDGTTPGVRLHYAPIHMQHFQIWGSREPKADGSWDSWTLLGDFIVTKPSGSPVGVETEEDRAKGVAGFDFEFTGEQPKVRYIRIKNLGNWDGQTYTFDIEEISLTGWVY, from the coding sequence ATGAAAATACATCTGATATACAAGCTATTATTTCTATCCGCGTTTACCATTATGGTATCGGCGGGCTGCACGGATATGAACGAATATACCAAATTCCTGGAAGGCGGTGAGATCGAATACACGGGTAAAATAGACACTGTAGCTGTGTTGGCCGGTGACGGACGTGTTGCCGTGACGGGCAGGTTTGGTTCCGACCCCAAGGTAGTGAATTGCCGCATATACTGGAACCTGCGTGCCGACTGGGTCGAGGTACCGGTCGATTTGAGCCAGAGCAACCAGCTATATAAAATAATCGAACTGCCAGAGAACAGTTACAGTTTCGAGATCATGACCTACGACAAGCTGGGCAATAGCTCCATCCCGGTAACTGCGACGGGCTCTTCCTACGGCGATTCCTACAAATCGAGCCTCTCTAACCGGCTGATCAATTCGGCCAAGGAGGAGGAGGCCGACGACGGTACGGTCAACGCCGTCATCGAATGGCGGGCCATCGACACATCCCGGGGCGTCTATGCGTCAGAGGTAACTTACACCGATACCGATGGCATCAGCCATACCGTCAGCGTTCCTGTAACAGAAACCACCACCACGCTTCCTCGCTATAAAAGCGGTACGGATATTACCCACATATCCCTCTACAAACCCACCACAGATTGCCTAGACATCTTTTATTCGCCGAGCACTACTTATGTGGCCGTAGCCCCTGAAGCAGAGCTGAAGGAACTGGACAAAACGATGTTCTCCGTCCTGACGCTACCCGGCGACGCCACACCGGCTGCCGGAGTTCTCGGCCTCGAAAAGATCTGGGACGGCATCACGCAGGAAGATTGGACGCAGCGTTTCGTCTCGAACGGCACCGACCCTGCAACACCACAGTGGGTAACCTTCGACACGGGACAAACGGTCAAACTGACCTCGCTCAAACTTTGGAATTACGGCGACGACGGCACGACGCCCGGCGTCCGATTACACTACGCCCCAATACACATGCAGCACTTCCAAATATGGGGTTCGCGCGAACCGAAGGCCGACGGCAGTTGGGACAGCTGGACGTTGCTTGGCGACTTTATAGTCACCAAGCCTTCGGGATCACCCGTTGGGGTCGAGACTGAGGAGGATCGAGCCAAGGGAGTAGCTGGATTCGACTTCGAGTTCACAGGCGAACAGCCCAAGGTACGCTACATCCGGATCAAGAACCTCGGTAACTGGGACGGTCAGACCTACACGTTTGACATTGAGGAGATCTCACTGACCGGCTGGGTATATTAA
- a CDS encoding DUF5000 domain-containing lipoprotein, with amino-acid sequence MKKIITYCIIFLLPAFLSACADDKTGPMENNTTQPGEVSNVLVENMAGKVAISYTLPKDQDLLYVKAVYQLHSGATREVKASYYTDRMVLDGFRDAKEYEIQLYAVNRSEVASNPVTVKVYPLENPIWGVRRSMEISGDFSGVNIQANNPDRYEVSIELIIQDTTGKWRQLESIHSSAAKINRTQRGLDTLQYKVGATVRDRFLNYTDTLYTDIVPLYEQLLDKSKFSERTMPGDAAIQDPQNLLNVGKIWDGDASYTAPYRLVTQASDSPQWITFDMGQTARLSRLKLWNYGADPNGVRWFYYQGHMRYFQVWGTLEPNPDGSWDNWTLLGDFEVVKPSGLPAGEESNEDFEAGVAGFDFNFDYGPQVRYIRIKNLENWEGTYWFEIKEISLYGDPR; translated from the coding sequence ATGAAAAAGATCATAACATACTGCATCATATTCCTTCTTCCCGCCTTCTTATCTGCCTGCGCAGACGACAAGACTGGGCCGATGGAAAACAACACGACCCAGCCGGGCGAGGTGAGCAACGTGCTGGTTGAGAACATGGCCGGCAAGGTCGCTATATCCTACACCCTGCCCAAAGACCAGGATCTGCTTTATGTCAAGGCCGTCTACCAGCTCCATTCGGGAGCCACACGCGAGGTCAAAGCCTCATACTACACCGACCGGATGGTACTTGACGGATTCCGGGATGCCAAGGAGTATGAAATACAGCTCTACGCCGTCAACCGGAGCGAAGTCGCTTCAAACCCCGTAACGGTAAAAGTTTATCCTCTCGAAAACCCGATTTGGGGCGTACGCCGGTCGATGGAGATCTCAGGCGACTTCTCCGGGGTCAATATCCAGGCCAACAATCCCGACCGGTATGAGGTGTCCATCGAACTGATCATCCAGGACACCACTGGCAAGTGGCGCCAACTCGAAAGCATCCACTCCTCCGCGGCCAAGATCAACCGCACGCAGCGAGGGCTGGATACATTGCAATACAAAGTAGGAGCCACCGTTCGAGATCGCTTCTTGAACTATACCGACACCTTGTATACCGACATCGTGCCGCTTTACGAGCAACTGCTCGATAAATCAAAATTCTCGGAACGTACAATGCCTGGCGATGCCGCCATCCAGGATCCACAAAACCTGCTCAATGTCGGCAAGATATGGGACGGCGACGCCAGCTATACCGCTCCGTACCGTCTAGTAACGCAGGCCAGCGACTCCCCACAATGGATTACGTTCGACATGGGGCAGACCGCCCGGCTAAGCCGTCTGAAACTCTGGAACTACGGCGCCGATCCCAACGGAGTGCGGTGGTTCTACTATCAGGGCCACATGCGTTATTTCCAGGTGTGGGGCACCCTCGAGCCCAACCCCGACGGCAGTTGGGATAACTGGACGTTACTCGGCGATTTCGAAGTCGTAAAACCCTCGGGGCTACCTGCGGGCGAGGAGTCGAACGAAGACTTTGAGGCCGGGGTTGCAGGCTTCGATTTTAACTTCGACTACGGCCCCCAAGTCAGGTACATTCGGATAAAGAACCTTGAGAACTGGGAAGGCACCTACTGGTTCGAGATCAAAGAGATTTCCCTATACGGCGATCCGCGTTGA